From Deltaproteobacteria bacterium:
GTTCAGGATGGCCATCTCCTTTTCCCTTGCCAGGACGTCGATCGCCGTAAGGCCCGCGGCATCGGTCGCCGTGGTGATGACCGCCCGGCCGCCAGTAAGGGAGGCCACTTCCCCGGCCAATTCATTGGCTCCTCCAAGATGTCCCGAAAGCAGGCTGACCGCATATCGCCCCTCCTGGTCCAGAACCACCACCGCCGGGTCCTTATCCTTGGAGCTGAGGTGGGGAGCGATGACCCGTACCACGATCCCGGCGGCCGAGATGAAGATCTGGCGGGGATACCGCCTGAAATTAGCTGCCACGGCCTCTCGCAGCCCCTCGAAGGGAACGGCTCCATAGGATTCGGCAAGGCGTGAAGGCATGAAAAGATCTCCATTCATCCCGTGGGCCAGCATCCTCCCGAGGCGTCCTCCCCGTGGGGTCAGGGCGTATATGGCCGTCTGTCTCCCTGGATCTTGCATAAACAATCTTGAACCCGGCAAAATACTATCGGCTGAAGTCGATAGCTTTAGGGGTCAAGGGGTCAAGTGAAAATCATTTTTTCATTAAATCCCGATTTCTCACTCAAACCCTGGACCCCTTGAATCCTTGAACCCTACTCAAAAAAACGATCCAACTCATTTCCTGAATCCATGTAAAAAGTCCGGGCAATAAAGTCTGGAAGAAACGGGTTCCTCCTCCTGGCCCGGGAGCACCAGAAACACGGCCTGTCTTCGAATGCCGGCGGTCCTGACCGTTTCCACCAGGGTTGAAACCCTGGACCGAAGGATCAACTCATCGGGCCACCCCACCCGGTAGGCTGTAACCACCGGGGTCTTCGCGTCGTATCCCCCGGCAAGGAGCCCTTCTGCTATCCCCTCGGGATCCGATGCCGAGAGATAGAGGGCCATCGATGCATTGTGGCGGGAGAGTTCTTTCAACCGCTCCTTTTCAGGTACGGGGGTTCGGCCCTCAAGCCGTGTGATGATCAGGGTCTGGACCTTTTCGGGGAGCGTAAAGGAGACCCTTGCGGAGGCCGCCGCCGCCGTCGCCGCGGTGACGCCGGGAACGATTTCATAGGGGATGCCTTCCCTCTCCAGGAGGATCGCTTGTTCTCTTACCGCGCCGTAGAGGGATGGATCACCCGTGTGGACCCGTGCCACGGTTCCCCCCCCTCGCACGGTTTCAACCATGAGGGCATGGGTCTGATCCAGGGTCATGGATGATGAATCCCGCACCTCAGCACCTTTCCCCGCCCATGCCACCACCGCCCCGGGCACCAGGGAGCCGGCATAAAGGACCAGATCCGCCTGCTCGATACACTTCCGGCCCTTGATCGTGATCAACTCCGGATCTCCCGGCCCGGCCCCCACGAAATAAACCTGGCATTTTTTCTCTTTCATTTCCTGATCCTCTTGCGAACTTCAGTCCAACGGCCTGGTGGCCCTCACAACGTATACCGGGTTCAAGGCCTCGAACCGCAGATCCGAGGCCAGGCTCTTCGATCTGCCTGCCTGAACCTGGGTGATAGAAAAGGGCCACCCTTGTGCGCCCAGGAGATCCCTTGCCTTTGAGAGGGACCCCAGGAGCACCAGGTGAAGGACCACTTTCCCTCCCGGCTTGACTCTCCTCATCACTTCTTCCAGGAGCCCGTCTCCCTTGCCCATGCCTCCACCGATGAAAACCCGGTCAGGGTCGGGAAGCGATCCCAGGCATTCGGGCATTTCCCCCTGGACGACCTCAACCACGTATGCTCCCGTGCGGCGAATGTTTTCCCGGATGAACCCAACCCTTTCCGAATCCCTTTCAACGGCCAGGACCCTTCCACAATGTGCCAACACAGAGGCCTCAATGGCCACAGCACCGCACCCGGAACCCAGGTCCCAGACCGTGTGAACCGGCTCGATCTCAAGGGCGGAAAGTCCTACCGCGCGCACTTCACGCTTGGTGATGAGCCCCCGCTGGTGCAGATACCGCTCGTCGTCCAATCCCAGGCAAAGGGGGATTCCGGGCCTTTTCCTTCGCTCCAAAACTACAAAGTTCGGCGAAGAAAAA
This genomic window contains:
- the cobM gene encoding precorrin-4 C(11)-methyltransferase → MKEKKCQVYFVGAGPGDPELITIKGRKCIEQADLVLYAGSLVPGAVVAWAGKGAEVRDSSSMTLDQTHALMVETVRGGGTVARVHTGDPSLYGAVREQAILLEREGIPYEIVPGVTAATAAAASARVSFTLPEKVQTLIITRLEGRTPVPEKERLKELSRHNASMALYLSASDPEGIAEGLLAGGYDAKTPVVTAYRVGWPDELILRSRVSTLVETVRTAGIRRQAVFLVLPGQEEEPVSSRLYCPDFLHGFRK
- the cbiE gene encoding precorrin-6y C5,15-methyltransferase (decarboxylating) subunit CbiE, translated to MEPDSRELAPRQAQRIASAQVLVGGEKLLGRFEGHPARKIPIRSPLGEVLEVVKKEAGRGKDVVVLADGDPGFFGIGRSLIDALGKEAVVLHPAVTTLQAAASRLKIPWQDIQAVSLHGRTDMMPLLRLLVRKDKVAVYTGPDFGPGRVAEELLRRGVDTFHMHVFENLGEESERMRCLDLKKAAGERFSSPNFVVLERRKRPGIPLCLGLDDERYLHQRGLITKREVRAVGLSALEIEPVHTVWDLGSGCGAVAIEASVLAHCGRVLAVERDSERVGFIRENIRRTGAYVVEVVQGEMPECLGSLPDPDRVFIGGGMGKGDGLLEEVMRRVKPGGKVVLHLVLLGSLSKARDLLGAQGWPFSITQVQAGRSKSLASDLRFEALNPVYVVRATRPLD